A genome region from Hymenobacter chitinivorans DSM 11115 includes the following:
- a CDS encoding three component ABC system middle component, whose translation MDIKDIKSITLNPVFGAEILIHFLMGCKERSIKFELIFMVIPFVLYKDSRDLLCNANSRSSLNSLFLSANTSVTSIIESEKVYKTFKSITQKSIIVACNKYNIEIGDYITLHDVKKYQDENNEYLKRFYKAAYYLGLTMSKMAYLDVFSKLTIRSI comes from the coding sequence ATGGACATCAAAGATATTAAATCTATTACTTTGAATCCTGTATTCGGAGCCGAGATACTTATACACTTTCTTATGGGCTGTAAGGAGAGGAGTATAAAATTTGAGTTAATATTTATGGTGATACCCTTCGTTCTTTATAAAGATTCTAGAGATTTACTCTGCAATGCTAACTCAAGGTCTAGTTTAAACAGTCTGTTTCTATCAGCTAATACGAGCGTTACAAGTATTATTGAGTCTGAGAAGGTGTATAAAACTTTCAAGTCAATAACGCAAAAATCTATTATAGTAGCTTGCAATAAGTATAATATTGAAATTGGAGATTATATTACTTTGCACGATGTGAAAAAATATCAAGATGAAAATAATGAGTATTTAAAAAGATTTTACAAAGCTGCTTACTATCTTGGTTTGACAATGAGTAAGATGGCGTATCTTGATGTTTTTTCTAAATTGACCATCAGAAGCATATGA